From a single Anaerolineales bacterium genomic region:
- a CDS encoding heme-degrading domain-containing protein, translating to MEEMLKNLLDEEHELQFSGFNEATAWRLGSHMVERASRKKLPVAIDIRRGEHQLFHASLPDTSADNDEWVKRKVRLVNRFGHSSYYMGQMLKHKGKSIEESYLIPESEFAAHGGCFPIIVKGTGMVGTITVSGLPQEEDHKFVVESIRAFLAEEK from the coding sequence ATGGAAGAAATGCTGAAGAATTTACTCGACGAGGAGCATGAACTTCAGTTCTCCGGTTTCAACGAAGCCACCGCCTGGCGGCTCGGAAGTCACATGGTGGAACGTGCGTCGCGGAAAAAACTCCCTGTAGCCATCGATATTCGCAGAGGCGAACATCAACTCTTTCATGCCAGCCTGCCCGACACTTCAGCAGACAATGATGAGTGGGTGAAACGAAAAGTGCGTTTGGTAAATCGTTTTGGACATAGTTCGTATTACATGGGGCAAATGCTCAAACACAAAGGCAAGAGCATCGAAGAAAGTTATCTCATCCCTGAAAGTGAATTTGCCGCGCATGGCGGCTGTTTTCCCATTATCGTAAAAGGCACAGGCATGGTCGGGACGATTACCGTCTCTGGCTTGCCGCAGGAAGAAGACCATAAGTTTGTCGTCGAATCGATCCGCGCATTTTTAGCAGAGGAGAAATAA